The genomic DNA GATTTTTTTCTATATATAAATTATTCCTgggtttcccccccccccccccccccaaaatagcCAAGTCTAAAGAGGGTTACtgccattttaaaacaaactgaaTCTCCAAAATTTGACAGCTGTTTCTTAAAACCCTTACATGGTTGTTTATAAAATGACATGCGTGAACTTGTCATATTTGAGCTGTTTAGGATGGCAGCAATATTCTTAGCTGTTAGCTGATCAGTCCTGAAGTATTTAAACTCTATTTCTCTCCTAagattttaaaggtgcaataagtaagaattaTATAGTgatataatcacaaaacagtgtaATGTCTCTATCTTGTTGGAAGGGAGgtcacattgaaacagatttgcttctcagccagctggggggttGCCAGTTATTCTCCTATTAAAAAGCAATAGAAGGACTTTTGGCCTGTTTACACTTGGGTCAACTCAGTCTGGCCCTGGTTGGGTAATTGCATTTACATTGGTGTTATCCATGCATTGTTCATACAAACCCAACTGTTAGTGGGGTAAACATCTCCGAATGCAGCCCAGACTAACCGCACTCTTGAATGGGAGAGGAGCCCACACCAGCACTGCTGTTTagtgagagtaggaagctgtgtgcttcatgtcagagtctccACTGCTCACGCCTGCTACTCACTAGTGGCGTTTATTTAGAACACTACAGACTGCTCCATGCTACTTAACAGGCTCGCCCTGTCTATTTCATTGGCTGCATTCCTAAGAAGGCTGTGTAAACAAAACCTGGTCGCACCTGGCCCAGTCCAAACTGATGTAAGtgtaaaatgtaaatgtaatTGTACAATCTGTCccacctccatacttcctggttcccgAGCCAATCATTTTTCAGCCCCTGGGTTTGCCAAGTCTGCACCAGCAAATGCTACTGCACCGGCATATGTATCCCAGTGCCAGCCGGCAAAAAGCAGTAGCGTTGTGGAAAAAATGGAGGCCAGCAAACGGTGCAGCCCAGAAGTCATTTCTTATACCCGTCAGCAGCCATGGCATCCTTAGTCACACTCCTCACCTTAGCTCAACATAGCAAGCAGAGTGAAATGCTAGTGATGGGAGATGTCTTACACACCATTAATCTAGGGACGTCAACACGAACCTCGAAGGGAAACGAGGACGTGGCAACGTTCCAGAAAGTAAAGGAACAGGCTTACTGTTTAGATGCAGCTGGTTGAGGTGAGCGTGGAAGCTCAGGGTTGTCCGGCAAGAATCTGGAAGGCACGACGACAGGTCCAGTTGAAAGCTATAACCGCCCGGTATGACTCAAGAAGCCGGAACGGCTAGGGAGCTAAAGGATGAAGTGAGCGCGGGAGCACCGGCGTGACGTAATGAGCCGAGAGGCTTGTCTAAGTTGCAGCTGGATGAGGTGGGCGCAGGAGTCCTGAGTTGTTCGGCATGGAACTGAGAGACGGACAGGAAAGGAGTGAGCTGTGACCACCAGGCGTGGATAATGAGTAGCAGCAGTCAGGAAGCCACTGAGCGAGGCGAGCATGGGAGCTCCAGGCGTGCAACGTGACCATGTGAGCCGACGCGCTGGAAAAATAAAAGCTAAACTAACTTAAAATACGCTACCGTGTTAGACGCCATTACCCAACCCAAAACGCGAATGCTAAAGCCACGGATATAGAGCGACGACTGAGCTCCGATTGTTGTGAGGGActtcctgaaatagggtgagCGTGATGACGTGGAGAGATGGAAACTGGTGCGGGAAATGCTGGGAAGTGGAGTTCAGGTAATGTCTTGTGCAAAGTGGATGTCTGGAGGACTGGGATCGTgacatccttttgttttactccgATAcctggtaaagaaggctagaggttaACGCgaaactaacaatgctaacagtgaattagaaataAAAGACTGTTGGCTCTAAAATAATCCAAAGCTGCTTTTTCAATTGCCAACAACTCAACATTACCGTGACATGGTTATCTACTGTACCTATTGAGTACCGCTGATCTAGAGTCTTCTTGCCCTGATCTGTAACTATCAACCAAATGGTTTTCTTTGATACACAGACTGCAGTAcctaaatttgaccacaggatgtcattcttactttatGCACCTTTAATTATTAAAACTTTTCACACAGAAATTCAGATTGGGTGAAATATCCTTTTAACCTGCATGTCTGAGCCCACATTGCTGACAGAGTTCCTCCAACCTCATCACCATTTTAGACATGAATGCATGCTGCTTAGAAAACCTGCTCAGGCTCTTTCTGCACTGCAGTCTTGGCCTGGTCTCAGAACCAGTCAGAGGCCCGGTTTGTCTGAACGCGGCTCTGGGACCTTACTCCAGACAGACTCTTTTTTCCCCCCTTTTTTCACACCAGAACTAAGCTTCACTGCTTCACTAATGCATGACGCGGGGGAAGTGTTTCCATTCCATATGAGGAAGAAGATCCAAGGCCAGTGTAGTTCTTGGATGAAGAGGGTAGCTCATTTGACATTATAAACATGCCTGTGACTTATTAATCAGAATTAATAAACAAGTTTCAACATAATGCACTATATTTCCTATAAAGCAGTTAAATGTGAAATTGTCATCCCTTTTTCCCCTTCCCATACCCCGACTCTTCCTCTGATAAACGACTGAATCCCCCCTCACTCTTGTCCCTCTGGCTCTCACTCCATTTCTAACGCTTTACTTTGCTATTATTAGATCCCTCATGATTATTAATCCTCAACTTTTCTTTATTCTTCCTAGAAAAGCTTCATATTTTATGTTTCTTTTTGAAAAACGTGGTTTATTTGGTGAGCATCTGGATCTGGTTCATGGTTCAGACTTAATGGTGGCTGCTTTGGGGATTGTGGTTTGCTCACACCGGGTGGAAACAACACAAAACAGTGTGACACGAGAGCTTTTTTCATCAAAACGAATGACCTCTCTACCATCCAGGGTGCCAAAACATCAACAACAGATCCCCCAATCGCTCCGCCCGTGtccgaggaggaggatgaggaagaggaggaagaggaggaggaggaggaggaagaagaggatgatGACGATGAGCTGCCCCCAGTCATCGCCCCTCGACCGGAGCACACCAAATCAGTGAGTTCAGTGGTTGCTGAAGTTGGGATCCTTTTAAATGAAGGGCTTGACTCATCCtgaccccctccccccctccccgatGCAGATCTACACACGCTCCGTCATGGAGCCTCCAAAGCCTCCGTCACCGGTCAAGGAAGTGGTGACTCCGCCAGAGTCGCAGGTCCAACCAGAGAATACCTCTAATACAATGTACCGCCACACGGACCGGCAGAGGAAAAAGTCCAAAATGACAGATGAGGAGATTTTGGAGAGACTCAGTATGTATCTTTAATTGATAACGTCTATTTTTATAGTTAAATATAATGAAGGAAACCTTTTTTTATATTTCTCTAACAATCatattgtttaaagagcaagtcacccccaaatcacattttttttgctgataaactatataaaggagtgtctaatcgtactacagacacgtgtagtcaataatttggcagttcagtgcatcttggttaaaactcAAATatcctgcctaaaactgtcagtgttgcaccatcgtcagggaaaaattctgcactgtatttgaatctaaatctgccaccgctattggctaagaggtatgctatgatgtcatctggtatatcatgatgtcataatgccattgtgagcctgtgtgtgtgtgtgtgtgtatttgttagcggctccgccctctcggtctgccaagcaacagcatttgttgcatttttcaaacatgaagtggaagTGAAGTGAGtttattgtagggggtgacttgctctttaagtctgaTAAAAGGTCCTTACACGTGTCAGAGTTTGTGTTTATAAGTTCAGATTCAATCATTGAATCTATTTTGACAGAAAATACCCAAAATGTTTGGTTTCTGCTTTCTGTAGTGGTCATGAGTTGTGTAAGAGAAACTGGAACAATAATTAGACAAAAGTACTTTTTTTTTCAACTCTTCTGAACTTTTCTTGACCTCTCCTGTCTGGAAAGTAGCTCTAACTAAAATGACCAGAATGCAACTTGAGGAGCAAAGGAGAATCATTATTTATGTGTTCCCTCTGACTCAGGGAGTATCGTGAGCGTGGGGGATCCCAAAAAGAAGTACACACGCTTCGAGAAAATAGGACAAGGGTAAGTCCGACCTTCCACGAACAGGAAATGAGATCTGTATCCAAAAAAGGCCATAAGCAAGATCGCATCCCCCTCTACCCTGTTCTTTAAAGTTTATCTGCTCATGCGTGACACACACGGACAGATAAACATGCTATGGTTCAAATCTGCCCTCACATGCTCTACATTTCCATATCTGACCAAGACATGCCTGAAACAGTGGCTAGCTGTGTGTTTACTCCCTGTTGAGGTTATCTTGTATTTATTGCTACCAGGAACTCTGCTTTATTATTTATAGAGTGTGACAGTAAGTGAGGGGAAAGGGGAAGAAGAGGCAGCTTCAGTTTGCAGTAGATGGAGGTGTAAATGAACGCTGGATGAATGCTTACACAGACCACAagagttaagaagaagaagaagaaaatatcatttctatagctcctctcaagataaaaatcacgaggcacttcacaaaaacaaaacatgtaaaatataaaaaataatctagaaaatgattaaaatatatttaaaatgagcaaaaaatagacatttgtgattaaaaaatgttaagaaagagagagagtgaataggaaagagggaaatcagtggatcctgaggaaggtggaatagataGGGAGAGcaaaacaaggagagggtgatgaaggtcacaccaaaaccagcttgaacaagtgagttttcagctgctttttaaaggagtccactgagtccactgatctcaggctcagggggagagaggtccagagtctgggggccacagcagcaaatgatctgtcacctttggtctttagcctggtgcgctgcacaaccagtaggctttgatcactggacctcaaggacctgctgggggtgtagggactaagaagatcaccaatgtaagatggtgcttgtccatgtaaggccctatagaccagaaccaggatcttgaaatgaaccctgaagttgactggcagccagtgaagctggaggagaagcggggtgatgtgggtgtgtttggaggacttggtcagaagccgagcacaggcattctgaaccacctgtagacggttcagggaggttctactcagacacgtgaaaagagagttgcagtagtctaagtgtgaggagatgaaggtgtggataactgtctcaagttcagagcgggacagaatgggactcagcttagcaatgttcctgagatggaagaaggaagagcgaacaagagaactgacatgagaatccagggtgagagctgggtcaaaggtcacgccaagattcctgacggaaggtttggtgtgagaagcaagctgaccaagagagtctctgactttgggaaccagcttgtctggggcacagatgaggatctcagacttatcttcattcagctgaagaaagctcccagccatccaggttttaatagagtctaagcaggtgtgtaacagctgcagcttagacatctcatggggcttaaaggagatgtacagttggatgtcatctgcataaagatggtaggagattcctttgaaggagctcaggatgtgctgaagaggaagcagatagaagaggaagagcagaggccccagcacagaaccttgtgggacaccatgggtaagagaggtggtggaggacctaaacttggagacggccacagaaaaggaacgctcagaaggataagaggagaaccactccagagcagttcctgataggcctacccagtctcttagcctctccagtagcaggtgatggtcaacagtgtcaaaggctgcagtcaggtccagcaggaccagaacagaacagtcccctgcatcactgtgagtcagaaggtcattaaggTAGCACCGGAACAGTTTTCCAGTCAGGTTGAGTTTTGGATGTTTCATATCAAAGGAATCAAGTTGTTCTCATATAACAGAAACGTAACGAGTGGGCCGAACTAATGCACGTTAAGTGTGGCTGTAACCTTAGTCCATTTTTATCTAATGAAGGGAGGTACAAAGTGTAGCCTGTGGGCCCTTTTCAGTCCTCTGAGGGATTTTGTGTGGTCCACATGCAAGAGTACGATGTTAATATATTATTCACTGATTTGAATATTGCTAAGgagtttgaatgaaggcaacagGACTCCATTGGTTTCTTGGTTTATTAGATAATTAAGTATTTAAATTGTCTGTTATCAGTTAAAAACAatgtagggatgtcccgttccgatactGATATTGGATATCGACCCAATAACACCACTGGATTATATTGGACTGAATCAAAAATCTCCAATATTAGCAGTACGCTCCGCTTTAAATTCCATGCCAGCAATTCTGTCCAGCAGCGCCTAGATCCAGCGTGCAAAGTccacgtgatcagaacagtgtgtgcTAACAAAGCAGCAAGGAACCATGTCGGCCATGTGACTGTATTTTTCGTTAGTCAGAAAAAGAggctcagtgcaacacttgtcatgcacaagtttcccgtggtggaacagaaccggggaagATGAATACGTCCAACCTCGCCGTGCATTCGAAGCAGGATCACAAAACGTTGCATGAGGATTgtgtgtgaaattgaaactttagacacttgacttgtagcagttggtcagtgaacaatattgtggttttttttttttacttgtcccTAACCTCAGTTGTTCACATTTATGCGATCAAAGGTTAATAAAAAATTGGTCAGCTTTTTATACTTACTGTTGCtagctttacttttctgtttgagtaatattacttgatcaagccttttatacatcccacactatgaaataggtaaagTGATTTGCACTGATATCATgttggattgatatcggtatcgtatcagaaGTGAAATAAGTTGCATTGGGACATCTCTAGTCTTTTGTAGATTTTAGGCTAAATCTGGCAAAAGCCTTGTTTTTGTGTATCGGTGCTCCTTTATTTATTAACATTGATCCTCACTGATTTTGTTGTTTTCGTCCCATCAGAGCATCTGGCACCGTCTACACTGCTATTGACATAGCCACTGGTCAGGAGGTAAATTCAGACATTGCTTCTGATTTTAAACCCTCACGTTTGTCAAATTGCTAcgttattttttttatgtttgtctTTCAGGTGGCCATCAAACAGATGAACCTGCAGCAGCAGCCCAAGAAAGAGCTGATCATCAATGAGATCTTAGTGATGAGGGAAAACAAGAACTCTAACATAGTCAACTACCTGGACAGGTGAGTTTTTTTGAACACATACAGAAATAACAGAAAACCTTAAAAATGTCTATATTATGGAATGCCAAGATCCTGAAATTCCCATCAGATTTGCATTTAAAGCAGAAACCTGGAGATTTTTCTTCAAGGGCACCATCTGAAGGCAGAAAAATGTTTTACACCTTTAGCCCCTCTCCACACTTCTGTGATTATGCTGAAGCAACGCCTCTCGTTCATGAACACACACCTCTAGTCAGCCAActgagtgatagatagatagatagatagatagatagatagatagatagatagatagatagatagatagatagatagatagatagatagatagatagatagatagatagatagatagatagatagatagatagatagatagatagatagatagatagatagatagatagatagatagatagatagatagatagatagatagatagatagatagatagatagatagatacggtgtagtgtagagttcaggggaagttctgctgagggttacaagatGAACGCTGCGATTATGCTTGTCAATCTTGCTGTAATCACGTTCACTTGGATAAAGGTACTGTCTGCCTGCTGTCTACCAACTACAACACATAACAGTAAAaagttgtattttcttttctttcttttcttcatgaAGAACGATTTGTTATGAATAATTGAACTGTAGTTATATTTGTGTTTGGAGCACATACAAAAGGCTTATATGGTCTTGCAGCCCAGGCTCTGCAGTTCTTTCagaggtgcagcttgatgatATTTACTATACATAGGGCACATGTTTTGATGCTAAATGTTTTCGCTCTGGCTCAAGCTGTAATATTTGTTAATgtgtcatttttttctaattgaTCGTAAGTAATGCTGTAAATTCCCACCCCCAACATATACATATAAGCACACATATAAACTTGTCTGCAAGAAATGTCGCCAACTTTAGGTGCAGTCTAGGCACTCTGTCACTTTCacatgctctgtgattgacatctgtacataAGTGAGTGTCTAATGCTATTGGCGAATGCTGAGTGGCCCTCAGTTCAAATTTCATGGGGCTCTACGGAATGGGAACAGGCTTAGCAAAAGAAAAAAGACATATTGCCTACTTTATATCACGTTTATGGGTTTCTCAAAAGTCCTATATAATAATAATCATTTATAATTCCCTAAAGGGGAAAACTCTTGCTGCTTTAAGATGTGTTTTATCCAATAAAGTCTCCAAAACGAAATATATTCATCAGCTTGATGACATACAAGTCGGTTATCAGAGGTCTACACAAACAGTGGTGCTAAGTTCATCTATAAATATGATAAAGGAAGATTTTCCTCAGGTGTAGAGTAAATGCACAGCAATATTTCTGTCGAGCTGTGTACTAATTATAGCAGAGGAACATTCTTATCATAATGACATTGAAGAATCCTCTGAACCACCTTTTCACTTCCTGTTCGGCTGCTGCTTTCTTTTTCTGCCTTTCCCCTATCAAACAGTTGTTTGATGTCGGAGTGATGAACACTTCTGCCCCCTAGTGCTCACATAAAGAAATAATCAGCATTCAAGTATGTTGTCTCAGCTCCGGTTTCAGCCTGATACCGCCACAAACATTCACTCCTCATTCACCGGGGGTCACGGCAACACCACGGGCTACTTTTCATCTCTTTATTTGTACTCTTTCATCCTTTTCTCAGCTACTTGGTGGGAGACGAgctgtgggtggtgatggagtattTGGCTGGAGGCTCGTTGACAGATGTAGTGACTGAGACGTGCATGGACGAGGGCCAGATCGCTGCGGTCTGCAGAGAGGTAAGAGGCCAAGTTTAGACATCAGCAAAAACTCCCACTGCATCCAAGGCCCATAATGGGATGGTCTCAACATTCAGTTTGGTACAAAAGCTCACAGAACACAACCTCCTGCTGAGAAATATAAAATCTATTTATAAAAGTAGATGCTGTCACTTTGTTTTCCTGTCTGTCTTTATAGTGTCTTCAAGCCTTGGACTTCCTACACTCCAACCAAGTTATCCATAGAGATATAAAAAGTGACAACATCCTCCTGGGAATGGATGGATCTGTCAAGCTCAGtgagttttatgtttttatattttactttaattCATCCACCATAGATGAAAGAATGAATGTGTTTGTTTTGTGAGTGACACTGTAATCACAAATGTTTTCTTCTGCAGCGGACTTTGGCTTCTGTGCCCAGATCACCCCAGAGCAGAACAAGCGCAGCACCATGGTGGGAACGCCATACTGGATGGCACCAGAGGTGGTGACTCGGAAGGCTTACGGCCCCAAAGTGGATATTTGGTCTCTGGGAATCATGGCGATAGAGATGGTGGAGGGAGAGCCACCTTATCTGAACGAGAATCCACTCAGGGTAAATACACCTGCAGCACATGATTGTTTCACAAGATGCTTTATTTTCAGTTAAATAAAAGGTGTTTTcatgttttagttattttttatttgtatgtGAACCTTTAGAACTTTCAGCTTGGCAACTTTGGCCCACATCTTATCTGGTTTTGACAGAAGTGCCTTAAAATGACATATTTTATTTCTCTGTGCAAAGTTGTAAAGTCTTTGGGTCCTTAAACACCCAAATTACAGAATATCACATCAAATTAAAGTCAGAAGCCAAAATCATTTTTTATTTGGTACTCCTTTCAGATCTTTAAGCTAAGATTATTGTTGCGATTTAGAAACACTAACACTTCTAAGTTCCCTGATGTGTGACTACACTTGTTTCTACAGGCGCTTTACCTAATAGCAACCAATGGAACTCCAGAGCTGCAGAACCCTGAAAGACTTTCATCCGTCTTCAGGGACTTCCTCAACCGCTGTCTTGAGATGGACGTGGACCGCAGAGGCTCTGCAAAAGAGCTGCTCCAGGTAACCCTGGCACAAGTGAATCTCGTAACTCTAACCTCCCCATCAGAATATAATCTCATGTTTTAGCCTTTCAAAGACTACAGTCGTTTCAAGTTGTCATCATGCCATACATTTATTCCCTGTGTATCTCAGGGAAAGTTCCCTAATTTAAATTTTACTCAACTTTTACTGAAGGACTCAAAAGGTACTGAAAGAAAAGATTTGGGATTCCAAATCTTTTGTTCCTCCCTGTGTATTAATTGTAATTGTATTAAGCTTTTACAGGAGAACCCCAAAAACATATCTGAAACTTTATCTGCGTTTATACCAAAACTATAAtagatacaaaaaagctacttcaACATGTTGGAGTCCATTAGCTTGTGACCTATTTTTAATGTGAATGATGTTTCTAGAATAAAATGTGTtgatgcttaaagagcaagtcaccacaaataaactttttttttgctgataaactaaataaacgagtgtctaatcgtgctgcagacacgtgtagtcaataatttggcacttcagtgcatcttagttaaaatttaaatattctgcctaaaactggcagtgttgcgctgtcgtcaggtaaaaactctacactgtatttgaatttaaatctgccaccgctattggctaagaggtatgctatgatgtaaactggtacattatgatgtcacagtgctgtcgtgagcctgtgtgtgtgtatttgttagcagctctgccctctcggtctgccaggcaacagcatgtgttgcatttttcaaacatgaagtgggagtgaagttagactctggtagggggtgacttgctctttaaaaagaaaattagATTATTGGCTCAATTctaggcttttcacattcattcCAATGATGTTTGTGTGGCATGTTTGTTTGTAACTTGCGTTGCCATAGTAATATATATCAGAAATTAGCTTCAATATAGAGATATCCAATCTCCCACGACCCTTTTAAAGTTTGAATGATGTTTCTATGTTGTGTTGATACAGTAAGCTATGGTCATGCACCTTCTCCCTATTTATTTGAGGGGCAGGctattaattaattaaaacacCTCCTAAGAATTTTAGACTTACTTTAAATCAAATAATTTAGCAGTTTAAACTAGGAATGTCCCGATCCTGAGATTGAATTGGGttgattttttttcatatttttcagcAATCAGAGATCGACAATTAGAACTGGCAAGTCTTGCAGACCTCCCAAAATAGACCATGAGCACGTTGGCATATACTACTTCCAGGGGTAAAACTCCCGTGGAGGGCTCCTTCTCCTGTGGGATAGTCTCGCCCTGTTTATGGTCGGGTTTTTACAAAAGAAGGCAACCAAATGGATGATGAATCAAGCGGCAATTTGATTTTCTCAAGATGTCTGCAACACTTGCCAAACTGCTCCACTCTCCTGTCGGCTCACGCGAGTTTAAATCCTTCTAGGGAGACCTCTGTCTGCTATGAGCTTGTTCATCCACGTCTATCGATCTGTTCTTTTTCGTACTTTGGAGTCCATCTTCACAGTCGCAATTCACCACAAAATAAAACTACCGGAAGTATAAAACTACATCCGGTCTAAAAACAGGAAGTTGATTTCATGGGATTTACAACAATGTATTTCAGCTTTATGAATTTCAATAGTAAAAGCAAACTTTGGGATCGGGACTCGAAGCCGGATCGGATTTGAAGTTAAAAGATCGGATTGAGATCAGAAGTCTAAAATGCTGGTTGGGACATCTGTAATTTAAACACAACCCTATATTAAATGTTAGCTTTTTTAGAGATATGCTGACCTTGACTGGATTTAACTCTTTCAGCAGCAGGTCAACTTGGTAAGGTGTATCTTAGTTATTTAGTCTAATTAAAACATTCGTGGAACTTCAGAGATAAAAAATGTCTTTTCTGCCATTCCAGCATTCCTTCCTGAAGCTGGCGAAGCCTCTCTCCAGCCTGACGCCTCTGATTGTAGCTGCGAAGGAAGCCATAAAGAACAGCAGCCGTTGAGGAAGGGCTCGCTGTCCGCGCCCGAGGCCGGAGCCCTGCCTGTGATGAGCTGCCTCAGGCCGTCAGGGGTTTGTGGGTGTTGTGACAGCAGAAGGTGGGGGTTCATGTGACTTACAGTGACAGCACAAGgacaagcaccccccccccccccctctccaggCCTCACATGTAGGATGGCCTTGCAGCCTCTGGGCCACGCTGCTGAAAAAGACCTTGCCTCCTTGTTTACTTCTCCAGCACTGCACATGTAGAGCAGTCTATCACaagtatgcgtgcgtgcgtgtgtgtgtgtgtgtgtaaacaaacTGTGCACATTCATTTGCGCCATGTCTTGTTTAGGATTCAGTTGCTTCCTAaactggaaaaaaagaaaagaaactgaAGAGGAAAGGCGCTTTTATTCTGCAGAGAAACAGAGATTTCTGTCCCCATCCGGCTGCAGACTCCAGCTACTTTCTTCTTCTCCCCTTGTGGAGCATGATTCGGCCACACCTGCAACCACGGAAACCAGCGGACGTGGAGGAGCAACTCCGAAACCCGACGTCAGCGCGCATGACCACGGTTCGGCGGAATAACCTCGCTGATCCTCCAC from Nothobranchius furzeri strain GRZ-AD chromosome 10, NfurGRZ-RIMD1, whole genome shotgun sequence includes the following:
- the LOC107386444 gene encoding serine/threonine-protein kinase PAK 3 isoform X2; the protein is MSDSVEIEEKPPAPPLRMNSSSRDSSSVNHATKPLPMAPEEKNKKARLRSIFPGGDKTNKKKEKERPEISLPSDFEHTIHVGFDAITGEFTGIPEQWARLLQTSNITKLEQKKNPQAVLDVLKFYDSKETVNNQKYMSFTSGDKTAHGYIAANSLNRLLSSGPPVSLRTCSALYDKGAKTSTTDPPIAPPVSEEEDEEEEEEEEEEEEEEDDDDELPPVIAPRPEHTKSIYTRSVMEPPKPPSPVKEVVTPPESQVQPENTSNTMYRHTDRQRKKSKMTDEEILERLRSIVSVGDPKKKYTRFEKIGQGASGTVYTAIDIATGQEVAIKQMNLQQQPKKELIINEILVMRENKNSNIVNYLDSYLVGDELWVVMEYLAGGSLTDVVTETCMDEGQIAAVCRECLQALDFLHSNQVIHRDIKSDNILLGMDGSVKLTDFGFCAQITPEQNKRSTMVGTPYWMAPEVVTRKAYGPKVDIWSLGIMAIEMVEGEPPYLNENPLRALYLIATNGTPELQNPERLSSVFRDFLNRCLEMDVDRRGSAKELLQHSFLKLAKPLSSLTPLIVAAKEAIKNSSR
- the LOC107386444 gene encoding serine/threonine-protein kinase PAK 3 isoform X3, whose translation is MSDSVEIEEKPPAPPLRMNSSSRDSSSVNHATKPLPMAPEEKNKKARLRSIFPGGDKTNKKKEKERPEISLPSDFEHTIHVGFDAITGEFTGIPEQWARLLQTSNITKLEQKKNPQAVLDVLKFYDSKETVNNQKYMSFTSGDKTAHGYIAANSLGAKTSTTDPPIAPPVSEEEDEEEEEEEEEEEEEEDDDDELPPVIAPRPEHTKSIYTRSVMEPPKPPSPVKEVVTPPESQVQPENTSNTMYRHTDRQRKKSKMTDEEILERLNSGSIVSVGDPKKKYTRFEKIGQGASGTVYTAIDIATGQEVAIKQMNLQQQPKKELIINEILVMRENKNSNIVNYLDSYLVGDELWVVMEYLAGGSLTDVVTETCMDEGQIAAVCRECLQALDFLHSNQVIHRDIKSDNILLGMDGSVKLTDFGFCAQITPEQNKRSTMVGTPYWMAPEVVTRKAYGPKVDIWSLGIMAIEMVEGEPPYLNENPLRALYLIATNGTPELQNPERLSSVFRDFLNRCLEMDVDRRGSAKELLQHSFLKLAKPLSSLTPLIVAAKEAIKNSSR
- the LOC107386444 gene encoding serine/threonine-protein kinase PAK 3 isoform X4 → MSDSVEIEEKPPAPPLRMNSSSRDSSSVNHATKPLPMAPEEKNKKARLRSIFPGGDKTNKKKEKERPEISLPSDFEHTIHVGFDAITGEFTGIPEQWARLLQTSNITKLEQKKNPQAVLDVLKFYDSKETVNNQKYMSFTSGDKTAHGYIAANSLGAKTSTTDPPIAPPVSEEEDEEEEEEEEEEEEEEDDDDELPPVIAPRPEHTKSIYTRSVMEPPKPPSPVKEVVTPPESQVQPENTSNTMYRHTDRQRKKSKMTDEEILERLRSIVSVGDPKKKYTRFEKIGQGASGTVYTAIDIATGQEVAIKQMNLQQQPKKELIINEILVMRENKNSNIVNYLDSYLVGDELWVVMEYLAGGSLTDVVTETCMDEGQIAAVCRECLQALDFLHSNQVIHRDIKSDNILLGMDGSVKLTDFGFCAQITPEQNKRSTMVGTPYWMAPEVVTRKAYGPKVDIWSLGIMAIEMVEGEPPYLNENPLRALYLIATNGTPELQNPERLSSVFRDFLNRCLEMDVDRRGSAKELLQHSFLKLAKPLSSLTPLIVAAKEAIKNSSR
- the LOC107386444 gene encoding serine/threonine-protein kinase PAK 3 isoform X1, whose protein sequence is MSDSVEIEEKPPAPPLRMNSSSRDSSSVNHATKPLPMAPEEKNKKARLRSIFPGGDKTNKKKEKERPEISLPSDFEHTIHVGFDAITGEFTGIPEQWARLLQTSNITKLEQKKNPQAVLDVLKFYDSKETVNNQKYMSFTSGDKTAHGYIAANSLNRLLSSGPPVSLRTCSALYDKGAKTSTTDPPIAPPVSEEEDEEEEEEEEEEEEEEDDDDELPPVIAPRPEHTKSIYTRSVMEPPKPPSPVKEVVTPPESQVQPENTSNTMYRHTDRQRKKSKMTDEEILERLNSGSIVSVGDPKKKYTRFEKIGQGASGTVYTAIDIATGQEVAIKQMNLQQQPKKELIINEILVMRENKNSNIVNYLDSYLVGDELWVVMEYLAGGSLTDVVTETCMDEGQIAAVCRECLQALDFLHSNQVIHRDIKSDNILLGMDGSVKLTDFGFCAQITPEQNKRSTMVGTPYWMAPEVVTRKAYGPKVDIWSLGIMAIEMVEGEPPYLNENPLRALYLIATNGTPELQNPERLSSVFRDFLNRCLEMDVDRRGSAKELLQHSFLKLAKPLSSLTPLIVAAKEAIKNSSR